In the genome of Streptomyces sp. P3, the window CCCTTGGGCAGCCGCTTGCGGACCGGGCGGTACTCGATGACCTTCTCGACCGCGGCGCGGATCGTCTCCTCGGCCTTCTGCGTGACCTCGGTCTTCTCCTTCTCCTTGGTCTTCGCGGAGAGGGGCTGGCCGACCTTGCAGTTGTCGCGGTAGATCGCGAGGGCCTTGACGCCGAGCTTCCAGGCCTCGAAGTAGATCTCCTCGACCTCCTCGACGGTCGCCGTCTCCGGCATGTTGACCGTCTTGGAGATGGCGCCGGAGATCCACGGCTGGATCGCGGCCATCATGCGGACGTGGCCCATCGGGGAGATGGCACGCTCGCCCATGGCGCAGTCGAACACCTCGTAGTGTTCGTGCGCGAGGCCGGGAGCGTCGATCACATTGCCGTTCTCGGCGATGTGGGCGACGATCGCCTCGATCTGCTCCTCCTGGTAGCCCAGGCGGCGCAGGGCCTGCGGAACGGTGCCGTTGACGATCTGCATCGAGCCGCCGCCGACCAGCTTCTTGAACTTGACCAGGGCGAGGTCGGGCTCGACGCCGGTGGTGTCGCAGGACATCGCCAGACCGATGGTGCCGGTCGGGGCGAGCACGGACGCCTGGGAGTTACGGAAACCGTTCTTCTCGCCGAGGCGCAGCACGTCCTGCCAGGCCTCCGTGGCGGCGGCCCACACCGGGGTGTCCAGGTCGTCCATGCGGACGGCCGTGGCGTTGGCGTCCGAGTGCTGCTTCATGACGCGGTTGTGGGCGTCGGCGTTGCGCGCGTAACCGTCGTAGGGGCCGACGACCGCCGCCAGCTCGGAGGAGCGGCGGTAGGCCGTTCCCGTCATCAGGGACGTGATGGCGCCTGCGAGGGACCGGCCGCCGTCGGAGTCGTACGCGTGGCCGGTCGCCATCAGCAGGGCGCCGAGGTTGGCGTAGCCGATGCCGAGCTGGCGGAACGCGCGCGTGTTCTCGCCGATCTTCTGGGTCGGGAAGTCCGCGAAGCAGATGGAGATGTCCATCGCGGTGATGACGAGCTCGACGACCTTCTGGAAGCGGTCGGCGTCGAAGGACTGGTAGCCCTTGCTGTCGTCCTTGAGGAACTTCATCAGGTTCAGCGAGGCGAGGTTGCAGGACGTGTTGTCCAGGTGCATGTACTCGCTGCACGGGTTCGACGCGGTGATCCGGCCGGACTCCGGGCAGGTGTGCCAGTTGTTGATCACGCCGTCGTACTGGATGCCCGGGTCGGCACAGGCCCACGCGGCCTCGGCGAGCTTGCGGAACAGCGCCTTGGCGTCGACCTTCTCGATGATCTCGCCGGTCATGCGGGCACGGAGGCCGAACTCGGTGCCGTTCTCCACGGCCGTCATGAACTCGTCGTTCACGCGGACGCTGTTGTTGGCGTTCTGGTACTGGACGGACGTGATGTCGTCGCCGCCCAGGTCCATGTCGAAGCCCGCGTCGCGCAGGGCGCGGATCTTCTCCTCCTCCTTCACCTTGGTGGCGATGAAGTCCTCGACGTCCGGGTGGTCCACGTCGAGGACGACCATCTTGGCCGCGCGTCGGGTGGCGCCGCCGGACTTGATGGTGCCGGCCGAGGCGTCGGCGCCGCGCATGAAGGAGACCGGGCCGGAGGCGTTGCCGCCCGAGGAGAGGAGCTCCTTGGAGGAGCGGATGCGGGAGAGGTTCAGGCCGGCGCCGGAGCCGCCCTTGAAGATCATGCCCTCTTCCTTGTACCAGTCGAGGATCGACTCC includes:
- a CDS encoding vitamin B12-dependent ribonucleotide reductase, coding for MTETASGPARGSRAKGAKTTKGLRIERVHTTPGVHPYDEVVWERRDVVMTNWRDGSVNFEQRGVEFPDFWSVNAVNIVTSKYFRGAVGTPQRETGLRQLIDRIVKTYRKAGEDHRYFASPADAEIFEHELAYALLHQIFSFNSPVWFNVGTPQPQQVSACFILAVDDSMESILDWYKEEGMIFKGGSGAGLNLSRIRSSKELLSSGGNASGPVSFMRGADASAGTIKSGGATRRAAKMVVLDVDHPDVEDFIATKVKEEEKIRALRDAGFDMDLGGDDITSVQYQNANNSVRVNDEFMTAVENGTEFGLRARMTGEIIEKVDAKALFRKLAEAAWACADPGIQYDGVINNWHTCPESGRITASNPCSEYMHLDNTSCNLASLNLMKFLKDDSKGYQSFDADRFQKVVELVITAMDISICFADFPTQKIGENTRAFRQLGIGYANLGALLMATGHAYDSDGGRSLAGAITSLMTGTAYRRSSELAAVVGPYDGYARNADAHNRVMKQHSDANATAVRMDDLDTPVWAAATEAWQDVLRLGEKNGFRNSQASVLAPTGTIGLAMSCDTTGVEPDLALVKFKKLVGGGSMQIVNGTVPQALRRLGYQEEQIEAIVAHIAENGNVIDAPGLAHEHYEVFDCAMGERAISPMGHVRMMAAIQPWISGAISKTVNMPETATVEEVEEIYFEAWKLGVKALAIYRDNCKVGQPLSAKTKEKEKTEVTQKAEETIRAAVEKVIEYRPVRKRLPKGRPGITTSFTVGGAEGYMTANSYPDDGLGEVFLKMSKQGSTLAGMMDAFSIAVSVGLQYGVPLETYVSKFTNMRFEPAGMTDDPDVRMAQSIVDYIFRRLALDFLPFETRSALGIHSAEERQRHLETGSYEPTFEEENVDVEGLAQSAPRQTDLKAVAAPRAEVEAAETAPKQVHTSAELVEMQLGIQADAPLCFSCGTKMQRAGSCYICEGCGSTSGCS